From the genome of Chitinivorax sp. B:
CGCTGCCCTTCTGCCTCCCGGTTGACCAGCGGGCGTCAAACAAGGGATTTCCCCCTTGTTGCTTACTGCCCGTACCCCTGATGCGCCAGTTTCTCGATGTTGTGCACCAGACAATACAGTTGCCGCTGGGTATTAACCTTGCGCCGGCCGCGCAGGGTGAAACGGTTGAGGCGTTTGTTGTGCCGGAGGTTGCCGAACACCGGTTCGACGGTGGCAAAGTGTTGTCCGTGGCGGGCTCTGCCGGCTTCACTGTCGATGGCTTGTTTCATCCGCTCGCTATGGCTTTCTGCGGTCGCCCCCGCGAAAGAAGCTGACTTGCCGCACTTGGGTTTTGTCTGGCGTGCGCAGGCATTTGTCACGCTGCTCGCAAGGCAGGCAGTCGCACAGGGTGCCGCTTATTTGGTTGAGAGATA
Proteins encoded in this window:
- a CDS encoding transposase yields the protein MTNACARQTKPKCGKSASFAGATAESHSERMKQAIDSEAGRARHGQHFATVEPVFGNLRHNKRLNRFTLRGRRKVNTQRQLYCLVHNIEKLAHQGYGQ